Below is a genomic region from Candidatus Firestonebacteria bacterium RIFOXYD2_FULL_39_29.
AGCCATGGAAAAAGAATTAAGGTTTGCTATCAGAGAGGGCGGTCACACCGTAGGTGCAGGCGTCGTTTCTGAGATCTTAGAGTAAATTTAAACTTAAAGATAAGGATAAAACTATGTTGGAAACAGTACTATTAGTCTGCCCGGATTGCAAGAGGAAAAATTATGCGACGGCAAAAAATAAAAAGAAAAATCCGGATAAATTAGCAATGAATAAATATTGTAAGTGGTGCAAAAAGCATACCATTCACAAAGAAACAAAGGCTTAAAAATTCGCGTAGGCATGATAGGCCTGTAGCTCCAACTGGCTAGAGCGGCGGTCTCCAAAACCGCGGGTTGTAGGTTCAAATCCTGCCAGGCCTGCTTTAAAAGGAGAGCTATGTTTAAGAAAATTAATGATTTTATAAAGGAAGTCAGGGTTGAAATGACCAAGGTTTCCTGGCCGGGACGTGAGGAAATTATTGGCTCAACGGTGGTGGTTTTATCCGTTGTAGCAATTCTTTCCGCGTTTACCGGAATAGCGGATTTATTAATAAGCAAAGTACTTGAGTTAATCATAGTGGGTATATAGACATGGACAAAAAATGGTATATAATCACAACTTATTCAGGTTGTGAAGAAAAAGTAAAAGCTAACCTTGAATATAGGGCTAAGACTAATGCTATGACTGAAAGCATTACTCAGGTCTTGATTCCAAAAGAGGATGTTATTGAAGTAAAAGGCGGGAAGAAAAAGACAGTATCAAAGAAATTTTATCCTGGCTATATTCTTGTTGAGATGGACATGAATGATGATACCTGGACTATTGTAAGAAATACTCCAAAAGTTACCGGTTTTGTAAGAGCAGGAACAAAACCTTTAGCGCTAAATGAAGAACAGATTGCAACCATTATGGGGCAAATAAAAGGTGATATTCCGATACCAAAGCATGTTGTTGAGTACGAAAAAGGTCAGTTAGTCAGAGTAACAGACGGGCCGTTTACTAATTTCTCAGGTGTAATTGAGGAGATCTATCCGGAAAGGATGAAAGCCAAAGTGATGGTCTCGGTTTTTAACCGTCCGACGCTTGTTGAAATAGAGTTCATATATATAGAGAAACAATAGTAAAAACAAATTCGAAATTCTAAACTCGATCCTCCAAAAAGACCGGCGGACGACAATATATATGAAATTAAGGTAAGTCGAATTAGAAAAAGGAATTTAAGTTTTTTTTTGGATTTTGCTTTTTAGGGTTTTTTTGAGTTTCGAATTTGTTTTTCAGACTGTTACGCACGGCGTGGGTATTTTTCCCCTGTATACCGCGCATCGCTTCAAGGGGGAAGTAAAAAGATTAAGGAGTTTTTATGCCGCCAAAAAAAGTTGCAGCGTTAGTTAAGTTGCAGGTCACAGCAGGGAAAGCAAATCCTGCTCCGCCTGTAGGTCCGGCACTGGGTCAACACGGTGTAAATATAATGGACTTCTGCAAGCAGTTCAATGCCAAGACTTCGGAACCTAAACATGAAGGACTCATCATACCGGTAGTTATTACTGTGTATGCGGACAGGAGCTTCACTTTCATAATGAAGACACCTCCTGCTTCTGTGCTTATTAAGAAAGCAATTGGTCTTGCGAAGGGTTCCGGACAGCCAAACAAAACAAAAGTCGGGAAGATAACCAAAGCACAGGTAAAAGAAATTGCTGCCATGAAAATGGAAGACCTTAATACCACAAAGCTGGAATCAGCTATGAGAATGGTTGAAGGTACTGCCAGGAACATGGGCATAGAAGTGACAGAGTAGGGGGAGAAATGGGAAAAAGAATAAAAGAGTTAGCAAAGAAAGTTGATGCTTCCAAAAAATACGCCCTCTCTGACGCGGTTAACCTGGTTAAGGATCTTGCGAAAGCGAAATTCGACGAATCGGTTTTGCTCACAATTAAACTTGGAGTTGATGTAAAGCAGTCGAACCAGGCAGTCAGAAGCAGCGTAGTTCTGCCGCATGGCACCGGAAAGATACCAAAGGTGCTTGTGTTTGCGAAAGGTGAAAAAGAAAAAGAAGCTCTTGAAGCCAAAGCAGATTTTGTAGGTGCGGAAGATATGGTTGAAAAAGTCATGGGTGGTTGGAGGGATTTTGATGTGGTTATCGCGACTCCCGACATGATGAGAGATATAGGTAAACTCGGGAAGGTTCTTGGTCCGTCAGGGCTGATGCCAAATCCGAAATCCGGCACGGTTACAAATGACCTTGCCAGAAGCGTGAAGGAAGCCAAAACCGGAAGAATTGAATTTA
It encodes:
- a CDS encoding 50S ribosomal protein L33; the encoded protein is MLETVLLVCPDCKRKNYATAKNKKKNPDKLAMNKYCKWCKKHTIHKETKA
- a CDS encoding preprotein translocase subunit SecE encodes the protein MFKKINDFIKEVRVEMTKVSWPGREEIIGSTVVVLSVVAILSAFTGIADLLISKVLELIIVGI
- a CDS encoding transcription termination/antitermination factor NusG; translation: MDKKWYIITTYSGCEEKVKANLEYRAKTNAMTESITQVLIPKEDVIEVKGGKKKTVSKKFYPGYILVEMDMNDDTWTIVRNTPKVTGFVRAGTKPLALNEEQIATIMGQIKGDIPIPKHVVEYEKGQLVRVTDGPFTNFSGVIEEIYPERMKAKVMVSVFNRPTLVEIEFIYIEKQ
- a CDS encoding 50S ribosomal protein L11, with translation MPPKKVAALVKLQVTAGKANPAPPVGPALGQHGVNIMDFCKQFNAKTSEPKHEGLIIPVVITVYADRSFTFIMKTPPASVLIKKAIGLAKGSGQPNKTKVGKITKAQVKEIAAMKMEDLNTTKLESAMRMVEGTARNMGIEVTE
- a CDS encoding 50S ribosomal protein L1; translation: MGKRIKELAKKVDASKKYALSDAVNLVKDLAKAKFDESVLLTIKLGVDVKQSNQAVRSSVVLPHGTGKIPKVLVFAKGEKEKEALEAKADFVGAEDMVEKVMGGWRDFDVVIATPDMMRDIGKLGKVLGPSGLMPNPKSGTVTNDLARSVKEAKTGRIEFKSDVGGVVHSIIGKASFDAQKLLDNANTLMEAVIKVRPQGVKGVFVQKVVLHSTMSPAVNIDTKPYLSV